TGTCATGTCTGATCTAGTGTTAACCATTCTTGTCAGCACCATTAGCATTAATCCACGGAACAGAATAAAGATGTGTTTTTACTTAGTTAAACACTTATTAGGAACACGACATATTTGTATCTATCAAACCCAATGTTACAAGTTTGGTTCAATGTTTAAGCAATTTGTGGGTTGGATTTTATATTGTTACATCTTTCCATCTTGGAcattgaaaaattgaaaaaagtacatGGCTTCTAAACTCAGTATATCATATACATATTTGGTGCTgacattgatgtgatacagccatcggCATTTCTACCAGATGAAAACACTACATAAAAAACTGCAATATTGTTTCATGGAGTAGAGCTATGCCGGCTATGAAGGGACAAATGAGATACAAATCATACCCAAGAGCCTGCATTTAGGTATCGtattataaatatgtaaatgtatttaatgtggtTTCTTTTGTGGATAGTGTAATGATAACCAGCAACCACCAGGGGTTCTCATTGATGGTAGGAGGTGTTGGAGAAGAAAGCTTCAAGAATCCTCAAAAATAGGTTCTGAGatatcccagtcattctttttaatgtgaatggaaaataaataacattaaaacacttctCATAGTGAGCtagttgtttttttatgatgtggttcttgatttttttaattagataTCATTTTGAGCTACGGTAGGTAATAAGTAGGTAATAAGTAGGTAATAAGTTATCAAGCAACATGAGTTGTATAAAGCGTCATATAcgatattctaaatatatattctttGGCAATCGTTCTTTAATGGTTGCCATTCTGGAGGAAAGTACAGCTGATGGGTTTTCAATTCTTTAAACAGCTATGCCGGTTGAGAATGTAATAAGAAAAAATCAACATCCACATCCATGCAACATACTCAGAATAATTTATAATTGTCACAATAGACATTTTGCTGCTGATGCTGTGCAATCCCCTTATAATGATACAATGGAAACAACCTCATAGAGGTAGAGACCCAGAATTAATGGTCCACCCCTATGCACACTGCAACAGCTGCTCTTATTGAGCTCAGTTGATACCTTGCAcccaaaaaagtttaaaatatacaAGATTTCATTTTACCTGATGAagggacctgtgtggttttgtaagtgtagcagggcggtagtaagccctgctcattaaatgtatttgcttatttttaaaaCGGGGTTTCCCTCTCCGCCCCTgtgtagtgttttattttgtatttgttttgtattatgatttagttattgtatttatatgacggcgaagcgctgtatgttttgttattgtttttgtatttattattgtatgtaaATATGATGGCGAAACGCTgtgcggttttgtttattttttaaaacgtgttctggcagaggcgagattggtgctcgtcctctgccaggaataattaataaacttgtgcagaaggtggccatctcccgaattaattaagtgattaattttgttgctaatcgggagatggtcacctgcataaaagcctgcagctcgctgcactccgggtgggagttcagaggagcgagagtagagagcgaggagagaagagagaaaaacacgaaacttaaaaatatatatatacaggaacagtgacagcgactgcccagcctgacctgtatattttgtgttcgagatttgttttatttaaaccttttatttttgctctgtgagcaagtgtttttttgtttaaacctttttatttatttttgttatttgtaaataaaatggcGGCCAGCCGCAtctttcttttgaaactgcaggGCCTGGTGTCAGGTTTTAGTTCCTgcctctgcctgacgtcaccgcccagtcatcctgtcacagtaagCATGTATGTTTCCAAATTCTATGTTGGTCTGAGAAATGGTATCAGCTTCAGCTTGGTTTGTTCTTTATCCTCTTTGCACCAAAACGGTCACCATAACAATTGTCTGGTTTGGAACTGACACAACAGAATCATCATTTTTAGGTCTATTCCTCGTGGAATGCGTTAGATACGGAAACAGCTGCCAACTGCTTATGAAACCAGTGTGAATTTACATAAAATTGTTTGCCAGGCCTTGTGagaattttatgttttttaaggttttgaaaaaaataatgaaacaccAAGTATAAACTGCCCAAAGGTCACACATAATTGAGTTATTTTGTGCTATTTCTTGCCTTTGCAGGTCATGGTAAGTGTTGATTTATTGTTTCCTGCAGAGCTCACCAGAGGAAGTACAGTTGAAAATACttgttttaagtttagtttcCTGCAAAGGAGTTGAAGATCAGGTGTCTCATAAAAGTAAGCAGAAGGGACTGTGCCCTTGCACTTTGTAGGACTTTGCCACTGGCAGTGTAGGAATTGCATAAGGCTTAGTAAACTGAGAGACATAGCATTAACACAAGCCTGTATTGTAAGAACTGTAAGGCATATAAACATGAACACTTGAATATTGTTCTACTAATAATGATTTTGTTCCGCATGTGCTAGAAGAACCTGTAGGTAATGTATACTTACTGTAGCAGGACTTAAGGCCAAGACACTTAATAACAGGCCACCATGTGTAGACTGGATCATGTCACAAAGGTCCTGACAAAACacagccgccccccccccccccccccccccgcttttATGTTACAGTAAGGTAATGAAATGAATAGTTGGACAATGAGTTAGCTTTCATTACAAACGTTTTGTAATACTGGATTGCTCATTTTTGTCTTTTCAATTACTGTAGTTGCTTTGGTATGCTTGAGGTGTAATAGGATGGGGTGGATCAGGAACCACCAGCTAAACAAATCCACTCCTAGCTGGGGGCAGATGAGACATTGCCATTCACTTTCCTCATCATGACTAACAGACATAAACACCCCCATGTTAGCGCCTGAGCCCAGGTGAATAAACACATCCTGTCTGTTTCCATGGTTACAAAGTCATTTATCTGGAAACAAGATTTTGAGtctttataaagcatttaaaaacactttaaatactgCATGAAAGTGTTCCCTTctaattacatttacaaaaagataaataataataataataataataataataataataataataatcatccatAAGCAATTCGTTTTAATCTATTTCAAACATAAACTTACATTAGTAAATATTCTGCCACATTTCAGGAACATAAACACCTTTGTATGTTTGTAAATAATTCCAAACAATATTCCCGCATTGCTTTATTTATCCAACTCCAAAACATGTTAAATTCAactgatatttatatatatatatatatatatatatatatatatatatatatatacatatatagaatgattgcaaaccatataaaatataaatatgtaaaatcacagtcaaatttaatttatatttatatactttCTTATAGCACGTGGCAGACATTGGTTTAAATCTGCTGAATACTAGCATGTGGAGACAGCAGACTCATACTCTGGATCACATATAGTGGAGGTGTTGTAACACATTACATTGACAGGCTGCTGAGTTAACTGTAAAGGTTAAGTGTGCGATCAGCTCTTCACCTGTGCTGGGCTTAGTCCCAGATCTCTAAAACCCTTCTAACTTTTTGCATTTGCTTAACCTTCTACGGTGTTGTGATTTCTGAATAAGTGGTTGTGTTGCAGGAAGAATCCCCAGTTTTGTGTCTGGAATATTGAACATTGGCCTGGAACAACATAGTGTCTTTTAAGTCTTTTACAGGAATTTAGAAGCCAGAGAACACACTCATATCCATATTCTGATCCCAAACAGATTCAGGTGGTTTTAATCTAGACCTAGGACTTGATaacatgagctatgaggaaaggttaaaataattaaagacAGGATTTCATTACAttgtatagataaagttaacctaagacactacttcaaatttagcccAGAGAGTAGAACAAAAGGGCatgaatggaagctgagtaaaagtaagtttataaCAGACGTAGTAGGATCTCAaaaactgggaacatttaaaaaaaaaagactagattctgtgcttctAAATTTAAATCctcccagtaggggagaatggtgtgctaacaagggacgagccttgattgGCCAAATGACCAGTTCAAGATATAGACAAGCCATTCTTTTGTAGCTGGGAAGGTGAGGCGTGAATGAGCTTTTGTCCATCCTTCtacttttgtttatgttttgaaagCTGATTTTAATAAATTGTTACACCAAACCAGTATAAcgtttccatgtttctttttaatatatccGTTATTTTTGCTACAACAACATACATTTGAAACCTACCCAAACTAGCCATACAAAACCCATATGAAagacaatgtaatatatatatatatatatattaatgtgggTCTTTAACTCACCATCCCACTCAAAAACACTCCTGTAATGATGTATCTATTCAACATATCACAAGATTAAATACATATTCTAACTGCTAATGAATGGACACAAACCATCACACCAAAACAGCTATTACCCCAACAGGCAATAATACGTGTTTGATTTAAAAAGGCAAAGATCTCAATAATAGTTTTTAAATCTATAGATTTAATCAGACAAGCAAACTATTggcaatgttatttttttaaattacagttttataaccAGAACCAAAGAAATCACACTTTTGGTAGAATGCAGTGGAATATTGTCCTTTCCTCCACCCTCTCATACCCTCATACCAGTACTTCAATACACCTACAAAAAACAGCTGAAAGATTCCTTAAAGTATAGCAAAGTTAAATAGATCCAGCTCAAAAATACAATATACTGGGGAAACATGAAAACAGCGCACAGGGTTCCACCTATTTCTTCTCCTCAGTCTCACTGGAGACTTCACTTGATTCATCGATGACTTTGCCATCAACCATGGTCTGCGTGACAACCTTCACAATCGTCCTTGTCCTGATATCTGGCTCCCCTGCAAAGAAAACAAGATCACTTCATGAAACTGCTACAACGTAATAAGAGTTTCAAATTCTGCATGCACGGCTCTCTGTGACCATGCAAATATCATTTGTTATTTTGTGAATATCAACGTTTTGAAATGAATTTCTTTTAAACGATatgcaataaaaaatgtatttgtgctgctgtatgtcacaataaaaaaaaataaaacaaagatcaGGTTATTAACTTTTCATAAGTGGTATAAACTTATATCTctgaaacagttaaacaaaaaaaaaatatttataaacggcactgtatttcattaatgaaaatgggctttaaaaacagtccttaacaaacATTAATTAAAACAGCCCTTGAAGTTCtgtctttaaataaataactcgGAAATTGGGCCCTCTATTTTTTAATTTCTCTTGAGACTAGTACATATTTTGTAAGTTTCCTAGTTTAGCAGTTTACATAAAGCCCATGGGCTATGTCATAAATCTGATTAAAATAGTTCTTTATAAATGTAACAACAGACAAGCCTACCACACAGCTTCCAGACAAATTGCATTCATAGAGATTCAAAGCAAGTCATTCCTGTCAACGCCTGTTACCTCGGCAACCTCAGCTCTTCCTGTTCACAGTTAAATCTGTTTCTAATGATGTAAAACTACTGTTTAGTTTACACAGGAATTCAATTCACCAGCTATTTATAAAGCGTAATCCTGCCTTTAACACTGTATATCTGTAGACACATGTTGCAGGaatttttcttatatatataacttttattaattgttttatagaTCTTCCAAATGCTTTTTACAGCATCAGGAATTGGCAAAAGCCATTCCGATGTGAGGTATTAACTTTAACAAAGCATTTACAAGGTATGCGATGAGGTCATTTGTATAGTGAATGAACAGGAACAGGAAAAGGCTTTAGACTGTGTATAAAAAAGGCTTAACACTTTCTTCATCGTGCATTTTATATGATATCCTTTGAATGTCTATCTGCTTTAATGTGTGACACATCAGGGATATATGTGCTTGTACTGTATAGCTCTGCTCCTTCTCTGAATTTTAAGTCCTTGTATTCTTTTAACATTCATTAATAGGATTATAGACCacgtatctttttttaaaaagtatatacaAGTAAGTATTACAGACAATGGCCTCACAAGGGTATGttgatattttgtgtttttgaatagGAGCTTCCAAGATGAATACAGATACACACAATGTGGCTTTGTTACAGCAAATCTACAGCAGTCAGTTGACATGCTGTTCACAGGAAATGAACCAGCTAACATTTTGGAGACTGAAGAATTTAAGGAAAAGCTCATAGCTTCTTCATTTCTCACTATTTGTATGTTGAATACCACATTTTAGGACTGTTTTAGGAGCGTATACACATGGTCTCAGATGAAATAGTGCTTTAAAAATTGAGAATAAactaaagcagtaaaaaaaaggtttttgaacttTAGCAAAGCATTTCTTAAAAAGGTGAATaataggggctcccaagtggtgcatccagtaaaggtgctccgcgtggagtgcaggatgcgctctataacctggagatcgcaggttcgaatccaggctatttcattgccaaccgtgaccgggggttcctagtggacggcgcacaattggcagagcgctgcccgggtagggagggattaggtcggcagggcaatccacggttcaccacgcatcagcgacccctgtggctgatagggtgcctgcgggtctgcagtggagccattcagatctgtgttgttctcCAGCACTGTAGATCTGGTGGCTTCGCTGCggatccacagtgcgaaaaatgacagattggcaggaacacgtttcagaggacacgtgtttcagcctccgtttccagaGTCcccggggggttgcagcagtgaaccggaataaacacataataattgggcattccaaattggggagaaaaccagggtaaaaaccattggcaatgactaaataaaaaaaaaagtgaatagtgcactataatgtatttaatatgtactTACTCTTGGGTGCAGGAGGTGCTGGCTTTtcactaaaaagaaaataaataacttatttaaatacaattaacatttacATACACTGTACATTTGAAAATGCTCTTCAAATATCCCTCTAATATACATCCTTTAAATTGCAACGCCTGATCAAATATATACCCGATACAATCTTATTAATGCATTGGTTTGTATTGATTCCATTATTTACAACCCTCTGTTTTTAAGAAAGCTATGTTCTGACACCCTAATGGTTCTATAAAGATTGCTGTAGAATGCTGTGTACGTACACTTCCTCTCCTTCGAGCAGGCGCCTGTAGGTGGCGATCTCGAGCTCCAGGCTCTCCTTGATCCTCAGCAGCTGCTCGTACTCCATCTTGTTGCTCTGCAGGTCGTGGCGCAGCGTGGCTAGCTCAGCCTCCAGCTGGTTTAGCATCCCCTGCAGGCGTTCTAGTTCCACTGTGTATTTGTGACTGGTTTCCCCCAGGTTACCCTCCAGCATATTGACCTGTTGAAAGATTCGTCAAAAGAACTTTATTCTAGGACTAAACTTGTTCGTCCCAACCATGTCTAAGTAGCATCAAATGTCATTTTCACGTTTCTCTTGctatgttattttttcacagcCAATCAGGGTGGTTCTGATGCTCCCATatcgatttattattatttttttaaatctgtcttcATGGTTTTGAGCTTGTCGAGAGAATCCTAAGTGACAGGACTGAACTGaactgttctaatactacaacaATTATAGTCATAATAGACATTTCTAAATACAGTTTTACACATAAGTCTAAATGTGGATTTTACAAACTCGCCaatgttttgttgctgttgtttttttatttgtttttagttcACCTATGATACCGGTACATATTTAGTCTGGAAAGCCGCACTAATAAAGCAGAGACCCAGTCACATTTCTGTGTTTAACAATCAGAGATAGTTGTTTCCATTGCAGTGTACCTTTGTTCAGGACATCACATTTGCTAAGGTAAAGtaaaacaatgataataataaaaggtgGGACGTGATTCAAAATAGGTTGAGAACCCCTTATATAGAGATCAACTACGCAGGTCATGTCCAGTAAACAATgcatatattgttattttaaacattctCTCAATTGGAGATTGATTTACCTCATCGTCCTTACTTTTAAGCTAGACATTCAATCAATATGTTCTGTGGTTCTCTCCTGTGTGGTCATGCCCTACCTGATATATATTCTGACGTTATAAAAGTTCTAATGTACCTTATCATTTATACCACTTAGACACAGTCAAACATGATATAgctaattaaaaaattaaatcatttaaaaagtatatatatatatatatatataaatcatttacatcactgtaatataaacaaaatgttaCCTATAGTATTCTATTTTTTTCTATCCTGTGTAAACTGTGGCACCAAAACCAGTATCTGAAAGGCTTTCTGAACAATGAAGTGTGGAAAATGTTCTTCCTGTGAAAAGGTCTTTTTAAATGAGTGTTTGCCCTTGTCAACACATGTCTAATGTCTATCCTGAGTATTAATAGGCTTCATTCATTCAGAATAAAAGCAGCAAGTTACATCTTGGAACTGAACCCTGTGATGATACAGAGCCCATGAAACAAAGCCAAGCTTCCTCTAGACTTACTTCGGGTAATGCAACATTTCCTTTATTCCACTCATAAACTCACGCTGTATTGTTTGCAGTGAAGTCCCTAAACTGTCATCTCAGTGTTTTAAAGCATTCTTCCTTTCTTACGTCCAATGGGCCTCAGTGTGTTTTAATTACCTGTTTGCGCAGTCTGTCCAGCTCTACCTCCAGGGACTGCAGGGTGCGCCTCTTCTCATTCATTTCACTTGTGGCACTCTGCAGGGCTCCAGTGTTCTGCTGCACCTCCAGAGTGACAGTCTCCAGCTGGGTCAACAGGGCACATAACACACAGCTATACACCCAGCCACAGAATACTCAAGCAAGTAACATGTGAGAGGAAACTGAAGGGAGGCATGACTTGGAAATGAGTGAGATAATGTTCTGAGAGTCTATATCTATCGAGTTCTAGGTATTTTAGGTTCAGACTCAAGAGATGTGGTTATACCTTGCTAGGATGCAAAATTACAGTATTTAGGAGGCCAGTGGTGCATTGCAAATATGAATTTATGAACAATGTCAATGGATCAAGAATTGAATTGAACAAACCATTTTATATGACCAACTCAACTTTGTATCTAGCACTAAACTACCTAAACTAATAGGGTATAGGTCTGACATATTAAAGAGTGAGCAGCGGGGCTCCCAGAAAGATAGTGTtacagcagggttctgaaaaaaagagcgttatacgtccccacgtgttactacaactgtttaaataatgtacctgtaatttttcttttcattgttaacatcctgccaactttttacacttataactttaaagtctgtttcaaagctcttttcaaaatgggcactggggtttgagatctgtactCTAAATCAGTGCAggaataacaagtgctctggcttttctgttccgtaccaaatcatggatcgttattgctttgttacctgtttgacaatgtcggcaataatccttacactatcagtgcactagagcagacattttgaaaagagctttgaaacagactttaaagttacaagtgtCAAAATTTGTccgatgttaacaatgaaaagacaaattataggtacgttatttaaacagttgtagcaacacgtggggacgtgtaacgctgtatttttttaaCTAATGAGAATGTTTGCACGGTTAAAAGCAGCAGATCTTAGCTAGATGAAAGCACTCAATATGACCTGAAAAAGCATGAACAATTCTGGTAATAATCAGACTACCAAGCACAGGCCAATTAATGTGTAATACCAATTGGGTTTTAACTTTTGAGCAGGTTTTGTgttgtgtataaataaatataaagcatTAATGAGCTACTGTTCATTTGACTCACATAATGAATGGTGTAGTGAAGGGAAGGCTGAAGGATGCTGAGAGCTGTTACTCACTGACACTGCAACAGGCACCACGAGAAGGCGTAGAATCCTACAGAATTTCTTTTTGGACGTTTCGATTCCTTACCTTTTTCCGGTACCATGCTTCAGCATCTTCCTTGTTCTTCCTTGCGATGCCTTCGTACTGTTTACGCAGTTCAGCCAGGATAGCAGCGAGGTCAGGACCTTGAGCAGCATCCACCTCCACGCTCACCTGCTCACATGACAGGCGGGCCTTAATGGCAGCCACTTCCTTTAGAAAACAAAGGCAACATTGGCTTGTCAGTTAACAGCTCAAGTAACCTGGCTTCCTCCCAGGTATTATAAGCCTGAGCTGTGAAATGAACCGTCCTTCGGGATGTGAgaatttaaaatcaattattaatacacGTTCATTAAATAGTTACCAGTAGAGGGGTAGAATGTACCTGCAGTTGTATCGAATTACAGCCACTCTATTACAGATACTCTGCTCTATATACACAGGTCTAGAGTAGTAGCTGTATTATTAAACTATCCACCCTTTGTCCAAATAGCTGTAAGGTTGTCGACACGTTGTTTTATCTTTGTTTGACTTGCTATGTTTAACAGTATCTACACTTCAGTTGGTTTTGTGGTCATCTCTATTTACCGTTGGATGTAATGTAAAGGGACATCAGACATTTTCTCCACCCGTACAAAGTTAACCCCTTCTGCTGTTAATGATAATTTGGTTCTTTTACATTTTAATCCCCTTTGTTCTAAGTGGCAGGGAAACAAAAGCTGGCACAAGCTGAAGCTCAAATTACAGCAGCTATTTTTGGAAGCTCCTCCACATCTTCTGAGTAGAATAATACAGGCCTTACAACGTGGAAATACAAACCGGGAGTGCCCCTGTACTGGTTATCATTAACGGAAAAGCCAGGAGGAAACGtacattttgtttctgtgtatATGGGATCAATGCACTTATGGAATTATGTTCCACAGATAAGAATTCTTATCTGGTAATTCCcatgtgtttttaaactgtagTTGAATAACAGGTCATAGGTTTACTGTACCCTTTCAAGTGACTTtaagttaaattactttttaaaatagcataaaaaaaTGTTAAGGCCAGATAAGCATTTTTGTGCCTTACATGTTTTCTAGTTCCAGTTCTACATACGGAAAAAGTAATGATAAAAATGTGGTTAAAAGACGTCATAGAATATTGTAGAACTTATGTATCATATTTAATAAATTATATGTGACTGTTTTAATGggtacaaatatatacagtatatacatgtcTTCCATAACTATTAACACTCAACAGTGCttaatttagaaacactaaaatacaTCTGAATTcaacaacaaatgtttttttctatattaatattagttgaaacatttgtcattagaTTTAAGTTTGTTCtagtatttctaaatacattTCTATCTCTATACATTTCAGGGTGGTTAATATATATTTGCAAGAAACTGATTATCCTACAAAAAGTAGCCCCTCACACGAGCTTTGGTCCTAGAAAATAGTAGATAGTACATGTTCTGGTTACTGCAGCGCTCCctcccctcgctctctctctgtgtcctgctcTTTGCCTACCTCCTCATGGTTTTTCTTGAGGAAGTGAAGCTCCTCCTTCACACTATCCAGTTGAGCCTGCAGGCTGCTCAGGATGCCCACATGTTCAGCCTTCACCTTCTTCAGGGCTTGGATGTCTCTTTCCACTGACTGGGTGAGGACACACTCTGTCTCCCACCTATGATCCCCAGGAAATAGTGGGTCAAAAGGTGGTCAAATTAGACAGAATTTACAGTGAGGTTCAGAATTTGATTGTGGGGTCCTTTGACACCACAACCCC
This portion of the Acipenser ruthenus chromosome 31, fAciRut3.2 maternal haplotype, whole genome shotgun sequence genome encodes:
- the LOC117396767 gene encoding keratin, type I cytoskeletal 18-like, translated to MASTLSVRSYSTSHQPVYSSRSLRDSSWTQSKAPLASSSSFSLSTIGNGLNHLTGNGMGITSEKETMQCLNDRLANYLDKVRSLEKSNQELELKIREVMAEKSPKHRDFSPMMAQVHALNEELRKMSLSNNRILLEIDNAKLAADDFRIKWETECVLTQSVERDIQALKKVKAEHVGILSSLQAQLDSVKEELHFLKKNHEEEVAAIKARLSCEQVSVEVDAAQGPDLAAILAELRKQYEGIARKNKEDAEAWYRKKLETVTLEVQQNTGALQSATSEMNEKRRTLQSLEVELDRLRKQVNMLEGNLGETSHKYTVELERLQGMLNQLEAELATLRHDLQSNKMEYEQLLRIKESLELEIATYRRLLEGEEVEKPAPPAPKREPDIRTRTIVKVVTQTMVDGKVIDESSEVSSETEEKK